In Metopolophium dirhodum isolate CAU chromosome 7, ASM1992520v1, whole genome shotgun sequence, one genomic interval encodes:
- the LOC132948968 gene encoding serine/threonine-protein kinase Chk2-like isoform X1, whose translation MDKQPTGTNMGDSDILTPLINSQDSLSSQDQISKPENTNAWGRLYPENECLKIEDLVKDNYNAGRQTNDVDFQFTKQCFSLKVMNHISKIHFIINREKIGTLGYVVFITDRSANGTFLNGEKIGKDNRWILSNNDKIAVVSKANYVYTFTDKRSDYLNCPQKVREQFAVYGILGRGTFGEVRLAFEKKTSKCFALKKVNRESCIVLREPDILSSLSHPNIVNMENFIDTTDAIYITLEYMPGGTLKQLIENTKRLKESESKIILYQVARAVQYLHNRSIAHRDLKPGNILLSIKSPTSVVKLADFGLSKKITENTHLKTFCGSLAYLAPEVFLNRKNIAQSCIKYTNKVDSWSFGVILYECLSGYKPFAGDHIEEKICKGVYNITKLKLFNTSNGAQDIIKQLLTVDYNMRFDFDKILKHIWFEKDMLMKEKVGNLIAEFSNGLKPSNKFTANKENVTKKIKFCSCLTQDTCSESEHT comes from the exons ATGGATAAACAGCCGACAG GTACTAATATGGGTGATTCAGACATTTTGACCCCTCTAATAAACAGTCAGGATTCTTTGAGCAGTCAGGATCAAATATCTAAGCCGGAGAATACTAATGCATGGGGACGTCTATATCCAGAGAACGAGTGTTTAAAAATTGAAG accTAGTGAAGGATAATTACAACGCAGGTCGCCAAACTAACGATGTTGACTTTCAATTTACAAAACAATGTTTTAGTTTAAAAGTAATGAATCATATTAGCAAGATTCATTTCATTATAAATCGTGAAAAGATTGGGACATTAGGTTATGTAGTATTTATTACAGACAGGAGTGCAAATGGCACATTTTTAAATggtgaaaaaattggaaaagaCAATCGTTGGATTTTATCGAATAATGACAAAATTGCTGTTGTTTCTAAAGCAAATTatg TATATACATTTACTGATAAACGTTCAGATTATTTAAATTGTCCGCAAAAGGTCAGGGAACAATTTGCTGTTTATGGTATATTGGGTAGAGGAACTTTTGGTGAAGTCCGATTAGCTTTTGAAAAA aaaactTCAAAATGCTTTGCATTGAAAAAAGTGAATAGGGAAAGTTGTATTGTGTTAAGGGAACCAGATATTTTATCAAGCTTATCTcat CCGAATATTGTTAACATGGAAAATTTCATCGATACTACTGACGCAATTTACATCACTTTGGAATATATGCCTGGAGGAACTCTAAAGCAACTAATAGAAAATACAAAACGTTTAAAAGAatcggaatctaaaataattttgtatcaaGTTGCTCGAGCTGTTCAGTACTTACACAATAGATCAATTGCTCATAGGGATCTAaag ccAGGGAACATTTTACTTTCCATCAAGTCTCCTACAAGTGTTGTAAAATTGGCCGATTTTGGCCTATCTAAGAAGATAACTGAAAACacacatttaaaaacattttgtggtTCATTAGCATACCTTGCACCAGAAGTATTtttgaatagaaaaaatattgctcaatcgtgtattaaatatactaataaagtaGATTCATGGAGTTTTggtgttattttatatgaatg tttaagtgGTTATAAACCTTTTGCTGGTGATCATATTGAAGAAAAGATTTGTAAAGgagtatacaatataactaaACTTAAATTGTTTAACACTTCAAATGGTGCACAAGATATAATCAAGCAGTTATTAAcagttgattataatatgaggtttgattttgataaaatattgaaacacaTTTGGTTTGAAAAAGATATGTTGATGAAGGAAAAAGTTGGAAACCTTATTGCTGAATTTTCAAATGGCTTAAAGCCAAGTAACAAATTTACAGCTAATAAAGAAAATgtcactaaaaaaataaagttttgttCTTGTCTTACACAAGATACTTGTTCCGAATCTGAACATACCTga
- the LOC132948968 gene encoding serine/threonine-protein kinase Chk2-like isoform X2 gives MGDSDILTPLINSQDSLSSQDQISKPENTNAWGRLYPENECLKIEDLVKDNYNAGRQTNDVDFQFTKQCFSLKVMNHISKIHFIINREKIGTLGYVVFITDRSANGTFLNGEKIGKDNRWILSNNDKIAVVSKANYVYTFTDKRSDYLNCPQKVREQFAVYGILGRGTFGEVRLAFEKKTSKCFALKKVNRESCIVLREPDILSSLSHPNIVNMENFIDTTDAIYITLEYMPGGTLKQLIENTKRLKESESKIILYQVARAVQYLHNRSIAHRDLKPGNILLSIKSPTSVVKLADFGLSKKITENTHLKTFCGSLAYLAPEVFLNRKNIAQSCIKYTNKVDSWSFGVILYECLSGYKPFAGDHIEEKICKGVYNITKLKLFNTSNGAQDIIKQLLTVDYNMRFDFDKILKHIWFEKDMLMKEKVGNLIAEFSNGLKPSNKFTANKENVTKKIKFCSCLTQDTCSESEHT, from the exons ATGGGTGATTCAGACATTTTGACCCCTCTAATAAACAGTCAGGATTCTTTGAGCAGTCAGGATCAAATATCTAAGCCGGAGAATACTAATGCATGGGGACGTCTATATCCAGAGAACGAGTGTTTAAAAATTGAAG accTAGTGAAGGATAATTACAACGCAGGTCGCCAAACTAACGATGTTGACTTTCAATTTACAAAACAATGTTTTAGTTTAAAAGTAATGAATCATATTAGCAAGATTCATTTCATTATAAATCGTGAAAAGATTGGGACATTAGGTTATGTAGTATTTATTACAGACAGGAGTGCAAATGGCACATTTTTAAATggtgaaaaaattggaaaagaCAATCGTTGGATTTTATCGAATAATGACAAAATTGCTGTTGTTTCTAAAGCAAATTatg TATATACATTTACTGATAAACGTTCAGATTATTTAAATTGTCCGCAAAAGGTCAGGGAACAATTTGCTGTTTATGGTATATTGGGTAGAGGAACTTTTGGTGAAGTCCGATTAGCTTTTGAAAAA aaaactTCAAAATGCTTTGCATTGAAAAAAGTGAATAGGGAAAGTTGTATTGTGTTAAGGGAACCAGATATTTTATCAAGCTTATCTcat CCGAATATTGTTAACATGGAAAATTTCATCGATACTACTGACGCAATTTACATCACTTTGGAATATATGCCTGGAGGAACTCTAAAGCAACTAATAGAAAATACAAAACGTTTAAAAGAatcggaatctaaaataattttgtatcaaGTTGCTCGAGCTGTTCAGTACTTACACAATAGATCAATTGCTCATAGGGATCTAaag ccAGGGAACATTTTACTTTCCATCAAGTCTCCTACAAGTGTTGTAAAATTGGCCGATTTTGGCCTATCTAAGAAGATAACTGAAAACacacatttaaaaacattttgtggtTCATTAGCATACCTTGCACCAGAAGTATTtttgaatagaaaaaatattgctcaatcgtgtattaaatatactaataaagtaGATTCATGGAGTTTTggtgttattttatatgaatg tttaagtgGTTATAAACCTTTTGCTGGTGATCATATTGAAGAAAAGATTTGTAAAGgagtatacaatataactaaACTTAAATTGTTTAACACTTCAAATGGTGCACAAGATATAATCAAGCAGTTATTAAcagttgattataatatgaggtttgattttgataaaatattgaaacacaTTTGGTTTGAAAAAGATATGTTGATGAAGGAAAAAGTTGGAAACCTTATTGCTGAATTTTCAAATGGCTTAAAGCCAAGTAACAAATTTACAGCTAATAAAGAAAATgtcactaaaaaaataaagttttgttCTTGTCTTACACAAGATACTTGTTCCGAATCTGAACATACCTga
- the LOC132948970 gene encoding DNA repair protein RAD51 homolog 4 isoform X1, which produces MIRLNVPLVSNKNVLNNLFEKNICTVNDFLQKKTSNLQSVCNLKCKEITKLKDTMTVKCSSPLTNGYTLYLSKTLSTFIQTGILKLDNLLDGGLFVGNIYELCGPSACGKTQLCISILLNIIITTKKDIVYIDTKNKFSVKRIKQMLKNKNMKNNEINDILKKIYVYSVIDIYNLITCLHGLKEKLDPIIIIDSLPALYLSFIGFYKNDGLCYINHISSVLKYLCNKNATILVTNLAVKNCDFTNDFKPAIGKYWFHIPNTRLMITTIINQQQQMCINIPKSVYIPLDNKCILSINDYGVS; this is translated from the exons ATGATTCGATTGAACGTTCCTCTGGTATCTAACAAAAACGTTCTCAATAATTTATTCGAGAAAAACATTTGTACGGTGAACGACTTCCTCCAAAAGAAAACTTCCAATTTGCAAAGCGTATGCAATTTAAAATGCAAG gaaaTAACAAAACTAAAAGATACCATGACAGTAAAGTGTTCATCACCATTAACTAATGGATACACACTTTATTTAAGTAAAACATTATCGACATTCATTCAAACTGGAATTCTTAA attagaTAACCTACTTGATGGAGGATTATTTGTTGGTAACATATATGAACTGTGTGGCCCATCTGCTTGTGGAAAAACCCAACTATGTATTAgtattctattaaatattataataactacaaaaaaagaTATAGTTTACATAGatactaaaaacaaattttcagtGAAAAGAATtaaacaaatgttgaaaaataaaaatatgaaaaataatgaa attaatgatattttgaagaaaatttatGTGTACTCGGTTATAgacatttacaatttaattacttGCTTACATGGTCTAAAAGAAAAGTTGGACCCTATCATAATCATAGATTCTCTACCTGCACTATACCTATCATTTATAGGATTTTATAAGAATGAtg gtttatgctatataaatcatataagttcagttttaaaatatttatgcaataaaaatgCGACAATTTTGGTAACAAATTTAGctgtaaaaaattgtgattttacAAATGATTTCAAGCCCGCTATTGGAAAATATTGGTTTCATATACCCAACACAAGATTAATGATCACTACGATAATAAATCAACAACAGCAGATGTgtataaatattccaaaaagTGTATATATACCTTtagataataaatgtatattaagtattaatgatTATGGAGTTTCATAA
- the LOC132948970 gene encoding DNA repair protein RAD51 homolog 4 isoform X2 yields MTVKCSSPLTNGYTLYLSKTLSTFIQTGILKLDNLLDGGLFVGNIYELCGPSACGKTQLCISILLNIIITTKKDIVYIDTKNKFSVKRIKQMLKNKNMKNNEINDILKKIYVYSVIDIYNLITCLHGLKEKLDPIIIIDSLPALYLSFIGFYKNDGLCYINHISSVLKYLCNKNATILVTNLAVKNCDFTNDFKPAIGKYWFHIPNTRLMITTIINQQQQMCINIPKSVYIPLDNKCILSINDYGVS; encoded by the exons ATGACAGTAAAGTGTTCATCACCATTAACTAATGGATACACACTTTATTTAAGTAAAACATTATCGACATTCATTCAAACTGGAATTCTTAA attagaTAACCTACTTGATGGAGGATTATTTGTTGGTAACATATATGAACTGTGTGGCCCATCTGCTTGTGGAAAAACCCAACTATGTATTAgtattctattaaatattataataactacaaaaaaagaTATAGTTTACATAGatactaaaaacaaattttcagtGAAAAGAATtaaacaaatgttgaaaaataaaaatatgaaaaataatgaa attaatgatattttgaagaaaatttatGTGTACTCGGTTATAgacatttacaatttaattacttGCTTACATGGTCTAAAAGAAAAGTTGGACCCTATCATAATCATAGATTCTCTACCTGCACTATACCTATCATTTATAGGATTTTATAAGAATGAtg gtttatgctatataaatcatataagttcagttttaaaatatttatgcaataaaaatgCGACAATTTTGGTAACAAATTTAGctgtaaaaaattgtgattttacAAATGATTTCAAGCCCGCTATTGGAAAATATTGGTTTCATATACCCAACACAAGATTAATGATCACTACGATAATAAATCAACAACAGCAGATGTgtataaatattccaaaaagTGTATATATACCTTtagataataaatgtatattaagtattaatgatTATGGAGTTTCATAA